A genomic region of Flavobacteriales bacterium contains the following coding sequences:
- a CDS encoding DUF4920 domain-containing protein has product MKKVFIAMIAAAAFYACGNASNEEAAQTENPADEMATEEMAYGIFGEEIGPEGAIDAKEMMAMLEGQDSLQVKVQGTINEVCQKKGCWMAVDMGNDEEMLVRFKDYGFFVPMDADGRTATMEGWVKVEEQSVEWLRHKASDAGAGEEEIAMITEPEVSVSFMASGVIIE; this is encoded by the coding sequence ATGAAGAAAGTGTTTATCGCAATGATCGCCGCAGCGGCATTTTACGCTTGTGGCAACGCCTCCAACGAAGAGGCTGCGCAGACGGAAAACCCGGCTGACGAAATGGCTACGGAAGAAATGGCCTACGGGATCTTTGGCGAGGAGATCGGCCCAGAAGGCGCTATAGACGCAAAAGAAATGATGGCCATGCTCGAAGGTCAGGACAGCCTGCAGGTAAAGGTACAAGGCACCATCAACGAAGTTTGCCAAAAGAAAGGCTGCTGGATGGCCGTGGATATGGGCAATGACGAAGAAATGCTCGTTCGCTTCAAGGACTACGGATTCTTTGTTCCAATGGACGCCGATGGCCGTACCGCCACCATGGAAGGCTGGGTCAAAGTAGAGGAGCAATCGGTCGAATGGCTGCGCCACAAGGCATCTGATGCCGGCGCCGGCGAAGAGGAGATCGCCATGATCACCGAGCCTGAGGTGTCCGTGAGTTTCATGGCCTCCGGGGTCATTATCGAGTAA
- a CDS encoding branched-chain amino acid aminotransferase, whose product MKVTPIKQSRLDSVDLNNLVFGTAFTDHMVACHYRNGAWEEPVIMPYGPFEIMPGAPVFHYGQAIFEGMKAYKDEHGDCFLFRPLENWKRMNQSAARLAMPEIPEHVFMDGLHRLVSMDSAWIQSGMDNSLYLRPFMFANGEFISAKEASDFTFMIVASPASAYYKGDIKVKVEEEYSRAAKGGTGAAKAAGNYAGSFYPTKLAQEQGFTQLLWTDAATHSFLEESGTMNIMMRVGDKLITPKLTGTILEGITRNSVIKIARDRDIEVDVRPIKVKELIERLKDGSLTELFGVGTAVTVSPITEVAFREERFSISYSEESWAPRLKNRLLKLQHNLSEDPYGWRVKVQPSYENA is encoded by the coding sequence ATGAAAGTTACTCCTATCAAACAATCGCGCCTCGATTCCGTCGATTTGAACAACTTGGTCTTTGGGACCGCGTTTACCGATCACATGGTAGCATGTCACTACCGAAACGGCGCGTGGGAGGAACCTGTGATCATGCCTTACGGACCATTTGAGATTATGCCGGGAGCTCCTGTGTTTCACTACGGACAAGCGATCTTCGAAGGAATGAAGGCCTACAAGGACGAGCATGGCGATTGCTTTTTGTTTCGCCCGTTGGAGAACTGGAAGCGCATGAACCAGAGCGCGGCTCGTTTGGCCATGCCGGAAATTCCGGAGCACGTTTTCATGGACGGGCTACACCGGCTGGTAAGCATGGATAGCGCTTGGATACAGTCGGGCATGGACAACTCGCTCTATCTACGCCCTTTTATGTTCGCCAATGGCGAATTCATTTCGGCCAAAGAAGCGTCGGACTTTACTTTCATGATCGTTGCCTCTCCGGCGAGTGCCTATTACAAGGGCGATATAAAAGTGAAGGTCGAAGAAGAATACTCTCGCGCGGCCAAAGGCGGAACGGGTGCAGCCAAAGCGGCCGGAAACTACGCCGGTTCGTTTTATCCGACCAAGCTCGCCCAAGAGCAAGGGTTTACCCAGTTGCTTTGGACCGATGCCGCTACGCACAGCTTTTTAGAAGAATCGGGCACCATGAACATCATGATGCGCGTAGGTGACAAACTCATTACTCCGAAACTTACCGGAACTATTTTGGAGGGAATTACACGTAATTCGGTGATCAAGATCGCCCGTGACCGCGATATCGAAGTGGACGTGCGCCCGATCAAAGTAAAGGAACTCATTGAGCGTCTCAAGGACGGTTCGTTGACCGAGTTATTCGGAGTTGGGACCGCGGTGACCGTGAGCCCCATCACCGAGGTGGCTTTCCGCGAGGAGCGCTTTTCTATTTCATATTCCGAGGAAAGTTGGGCTCCTCGACTCAAGAACCGGTTGCTCAAGTTACAGCACAACCTTAGCGAAGATCCTTACGGGTGGCGCGTTAAAGTGCAGCCTTCATATGAAAATGCCTGA
- a CDS encoding GNAT family N-acetyltransferase translates to MKVKVVPFKWGEQNMTRYCREIRDKVFLKEQRVPFPLEHAGNSEARFYLAYVDRSDGRGEVPAGCARYRITPQGYKLERFAVLPEFRNGGVGKALVNRVMHDVSSEQTYLHAQESARRFWEQNGFEVCREPFFEADIRHFHMKAAL, encoded by the coding sequence ATGAAAGTGAAGGTGGTTCCGTTCAAGTGGGGTGAGCAAAACATGACCCGCTACTGTCGCGAGATTCGCGACAAGGTATTTTTGAAAGAACAACGCGTACCTTTTCCGCTGGAGCACGCGGGCAATTCCGAGGCTCGGTTTTACCTGGCCTATGTCGATAGATCCGATGGCCGCGGCGAAGTGCCAGCCGGCTGCGCGCGCTATCGCATCACCCCGCAGGGGTACAAGCTAGAGCGATTTGCCGTCCTGCCCGAATTCAGGAACGGCGGAGTAGGCAAAGCCCTAGTGAACCGCGTAATGCACGATGTGTCGAGCGAGCAAACTTACCTACACGCACAAGAAAGTGCCCGTAGATTTTGGGAACAAAATGGGTTTGAGGTCTGCAGAGAGCCGTTTTTCGAAGCCGATATCAGGCATTTTCATATGAAGGCTGCACTTTAA
- a CDS encoding nucleoside triphosphate pyrophosphohydrolase family protein encodes MKRQLDHVAKFHDVFGIGNEESPIGEVSSDTYLLRYKLMREENEEYLEAAERGDLVEIADALGDMMYILCGTILKHGLQYKIEEVFEEIQRSNMSKLDADGKPIYREDGKVLKSELYFKPDIAKILNQ; translated from the coding sequence ATGAAAAGACAACTCGACCACGTGGCGAAGTTCCACGATGTATTCGGTATTGGAAATGAAGAGTCTCCCATCGGAGAAGTGTCGTCGGACACCTATTTACTGCGCTACAAGCTCATGCGCGAAGAAAACGAAGAGTACCTCGAGGCTGCCGAGCGGGGCGATTTGGTCGAGATCGCGGACGCTTTGGGCGATATGATGTACATATTATGCGGTACCATCCTCAAGCACGGACTGCAGTACAAGATCGAAGAGGTTTTCGAGGAGATCCAACGGAGTAATATGAGCAAGCTAGACGCCGACGGTAAACCCATTTACCGAGAGGATGGAAAAGTGCTCAAGAGCGAGTTATACTTTAAACCCGATATCGCCAAGATCCTGAATCAATGA